The proteins below come from a single Corylus avellana chromosome ca3, CavTom2PMs-1.0 genomic window:
- the LOC132174852 gene encoding paired amphipathic helix protein Sin3-like 1 isoform X8 translates to MVITIHISPSLLREVSDFVKLVREYNNGALYDPFNQIIQDYDQQRIDYYEASSRVGELFNGHIQLVELYNGLNKEFIINYYHAKLWDRFAINDNQRYLNFFEILRGYRSGQKSMKKMVEELAINFAGHMDLFLEFCAFLPRD, encoded by the exons ATGGTGATCACCATCCACATCTCACC GAGCCTGTTAAGAGAAGTATCTGACTTTGTGAAGTTAGTGAGGGAGTACAACAACGGAGCATTATATGATCCTTTCAACCAAATAATTCAAGATTACGATCAACAaag gATTGACTATTATGAAGCTTCTTCAAGAGTTGGCGAGTTATTCAATGGTCACATCCAACTTGTTGAACTTTACAATGGTCTCAACAAGGAATTCATCATAAACTATTATCATGCCAAACTCTGG GATCGTTTTGCCATCAACGATAATCAGCgttatttgaacttttttgaAATTCTCCGAGGCTATCGTAGTGGGCAGAAGAGCATGAAGAAAATGGTAGAAGAG CTAGCCATAAATTTTGCTGGTCATATGGATTTATTCTTGGAATTCTGTGCATTCTTACCGCGTGACTAG
- the LOC132176332 gene encoding paired amphipathic helix protein Sin3-like 6, protein MVITVHISPSLLMEIYEFLKLVREYNNGELCDPFKQILQDFDEQRNNLDEASLRVHELFKDYIQLTQGYNGLRKRVMLNYYHAKLWDRFGFIDSQRYLDYFKILRSYRSGQKSMKKMVEELAILFAGHMDLFLEFCEFLPCDFDFGD, encoded by the exons ATGGTGATTACCGTCCACATCTCACC GAGCCTGTTAATGGAAATATATGAATTTCTGAAGCTAGTGAGGGAGTACAACAACGGAGAATTATGTGATCCTTTTAAGCAAATACTTCAAGATTTCGATGAACAaag gAATAACCTTGATGAAGCTTCTTTAAGAGTTCACGAGTTATTCAAGGATTACATTCAACTTACTCAAGGTTACAATGGTCTCAGAAAGCGAGTCATGTTAAACTACTATCATGCCAAACTCTGG GATCGTTTTGGCTTTATCGATAGCCAGCGTTATTTAGACTATTTTAAAATTCTCCGAAGCTATCGTAGTGGGCAGAAGAGCATGAAGAAAATGGTAGAAGAG CTAGCCATACTTTTTGCTGGTCATATGGATTTATTCTTGGAGTTCTGTGAATTCTTACCTTGTGACTTTGATTTTGGTGATTGA